In Carassius gibelio isolate Cgi1373 ecotype wild population from Czech Republic chromosome B17, carGib1.2-hapl.c, whole genome shotgun sequence, the genomic stretch tgaacagtagtgtacatataTCCAGTTAACGGTCTTTATATTTGTACGAAAACCCATTGctccattttatttaatttttttagactCATGATCACTCCGTGTGTATAAGACCTCCTCTGCCTCTATATGATGTCACTGCCCAGAATGTCACCTTCCACCTGAAAGGGacctttgtatgtttttgttttctccctctatttttttgtggtttaaagggttaataatagataaaatgatttaaattttcataattatttggaataacttcttttttttttttttttttttttacaggcttCAATCGGTGAGCTGCAGGTGTGGCATTCAAAGTTTGATTTCAAGACAAACAAGACGGTCCTCTTCCAAAATATCAAGCCTATTAAAGTAAGTTTATACATAAAATCAAGATATTCATGATATAATCtctttttaaaaacagttacactttattttaaggcatAGGCtacttgttacagtgtaattaattGTGTAATTATACACAATTAGTTGTTattataacataattatgatatagtatgttattataaaatattttgaagttgTCTGGGttcttaaaaaatatgaataggtttaataaatgattttttctAAAAATTATTTACTTGTTATTTGAAATCTAATGTAATATCTCTATGTAAACTGTGAATGCTGTAGGTAACTGAAGGGTCTTTCAGCATAGAGCTCGATGTTGATGAGGTATATACATTTACTACTGTACGAAATGGTCAGAGAGGGAGTTACCCAGATCCTCCACCCTCTGCTCCCTTTCCTAAATCATACAAAGATGATTTTGATGTCTGTAAGTAGCTCTATTTTCAATCTCTTCCCTCATTTAATAGTTATTCTAATACTTTTCACACAGTGTGCACAAATCTAACAACTTTGGCTTCCTTTATCCCAGCTGGAAATCCGTATTTCTCAGAGGCTCCAAACTTTGCAGATCAGACGGGGGTCTTTGAATACTTCACCAACCTGACAGATCCTGGACCGCATGCTTCCACTCTGCGACAGGTGGTCACTCAGCGTCCAGTGACCTGGGCTGCAGATGCTGATCAGACAATAAGTGTTATTGGTGATTATCAATGGTGAGGACTTTATAACTATTAAGTAcgctgcaattaaaaaaattggTGTCAGAAATTAAAAAATTGAAATCAGTAAGGattcagtaaaaacatttataatgctgttcttttctttttaacacttatgataagaagaaatatttcttgagcacccaATCAGCATaatagtatgatttctgaagaatcatgtgacactgaaggctgtaGTATTAGCTGCTGAAATCAAagtaataagttacattttaaaatatattacaatggaaacagttgtttgaaattgcaataatatttcttaatatcacaaattgttctgtatttttaatcaagcaAATGTAGCCCTAGTAAGCATAGACgtatttgaaaaacataaaattaagcaACAAAACTTTTACACTTTGGTCATGTACTTGCTTGAGAAAAATAGATTCTATGCAGTTCACAGCTGTATATACTTATGATTATCAGGAAAGACCTGATGGTGTCATGTGACATATACATGGAGTCTGTGCACACTGGTGGAGTCTTCATTGCTGTCAGAGTGaacaaaggtggaggtgttgtcCGAAGCACAAGGGGAGTCTTTCTCTGGGTCTATGCAGATGGCACCTACAAAGTCACAAATGACCTCAGTAAGCATCTGGATAATAAAAGCCTTGTTTCCCATTTTTCCCTACTGCTGTAAGTTTGACTAAGCCAGGTCATATTTGCCATTTGATTCAACAGATGGAATGACGGTTCTTGCTGAGGGCCTGTCTGGAACTAGAGCACGTGTGTGGTACACACTGACCCTTACAGTCAAGGTctgttgaaatatatttgtaaatgtttctaaatatatttattgctgagttttttatttattttttattttagttctctCCATTGTTTCTTGAATCTCATTTCGCCACACTGTCAGATTTGTGCTTCAGTTGATCTGTCATTTATTCTGTGTTTTAGGGAAACTATGCATCAGCAGATCTCAATGGCTATCCCCTCTGGAAGAATACAGTGCTCTGGGAGCCACGACATGGATGGGCGGCCATAGGCACTAGTTCATTTGAACTCGCACAGTTTGATAATTTTGCCATAGAGGCCTTAACTTGATGGTTTTTGATTTGCCACTGTTGTGACACTGTAAACTAGCAGACTGGAATCAAACAGGTGTGTGACTactgtgattactgtgaaatttTACGAGTTGTTAATTTTTAAGGGaatcatatgatgttgctaaaaataacattattttgtgtatttggtgaaatgaaatgtgtttctgcggtttaaggttcaaaagacacattatttttattattttacataattttcccCATACTATACATTATGGtggctcctctatgccctgcctttctgaaacgcaacGATTTTTACAAAGATCATCATTATAAAAAGTGAAgcgtgctctgattggccagctatccagtgtattgtgattggctgaatgcctcaagcgtgtgatggaaatgtaacACGCCTTAACACTGTGATGCCATGTGTCCTGGTCAGAACAATGGCGGAACAAGAGATTAtacattaaaacccattataaacgagacatttgttgcatccagtgaggacataattatggattataatgactttttatgtgttgcattgcatcatgccatgtaaacataaaaccattgctggatttgtgatcggagaaatgacaaacaacaagtactactctacactgctcaaaatccGCTTTTAAATCCTCAGtgacaaatcctttaaatatgtaaacttacttacagactgtgcgtcagaacagctggcattgttgtcttctctcccaggatcaggaaacagtcctccataaaatgtgctgcacacatctgaatatctgggttgaactgttctggaacaatgttgtaaatacaacttaaccactgatttcttgttgtgtcctcttttgaaaggctaaacaaagtattttcgctttcgCAACAAAACACACTACATCTTCACAACATGGCGGCAGTGGTGACCAATATTATGAAGCTGCAGACTCGGAGCCTGAGCCTGCTGCATCTACAGTCCTGCACCCAGAGTCCCACATTCTTAGCCGCCTCGCAAAATACGTACAGTTGGTCGATTTGTCTAAACCTCTGTGtcagttaggtttaggggcggggttaggtgtaggtcattcgtacaaattcataggaattgtgcaactcgtaaaatacatacgatttggcaaaaatcgtatgaatttgtatgagtgtggtcgtacgaattagccacctcctAAAATATGTACGATTTGCCGTGAGATGAGGTTGCAAGGGGTCTGAGAATGCGGTACTCTGGGTGCGGGACTGTAGATGCAGCAGGATCCGAGTCTGCAGCTTCATACTACGCGTGGTGACAGCAACaataaagttacgccttctttcttttcgTGAAgttttgggcggcattatgcaaatcatCCCATATCATGACATAGACGTGGGGCATGTTATAACAAGCTGTTTTAGGAGGccatggatgagtcttaacttttataaagaatatctcttaggttttgagactttagtcttagcAACTTTATgtatcttatctattcacgaacggcttgtaacactccaaagagaaagaaaacttgaaatcgcatcatatgatccctttaaggcTTCAGTTGCATCTACAGCCagtgtgtattaataataattaactattattattatcataattatcatTTTGGTTGATTTAAAACATCTAGAAAAATGACAGTgtgacttttgttttcttttttgttaatttaatttgaatgtatatatttttttttctaataaatgactgttaagctgaaaaaaaaaagatcttgcaTTGTGTCATTTAAAGCAGGGAGAGCTGTACAAATTTGTGACAGTATATTCATGCTAAAGCactaataaatgctttatattttttcaattcaTTATGAATGTCATGCCACACtcctaaatgtaaatgaatagtgaaacaatatttgtaatttttatgtaATGGTGATTTGAATAAAGGAAATACTTAGCTTAAaaggtgtgtgtggggggggggggggggggggctacaatggtgttttgtgtattcagagttgttcacagtgttaaagagatcgATTCtacatgctaaacatggccaaactttattttttattttttatttgttataatttggACAAATGACCgaatttctgtgctgaaaatcttacttccggttGGTACAAGTTTCTCGGAAAAGCATGCACACGTAGACCATAGGAGAGCGAGAATGTGCACATCAACAGACTTCATTGGGAAATCGTCGCCAGCGCTCCttaggatttgtttgagaatgtctccaaataagtgtgtttttggatgtgagggaaagtttacagtgatcagaacccagcgttacatgaatagaggatgcagtttttttttttcccggggcagcaacggagtgtagCATTGTGTGCTCGTCGTTTcagcctccaggagctcggctttttccggagagaatcagaaagctgtatttttctgttataaatatgataaaactaaactaaaatttttggagatatgaaggatgcagtactactctaggtactcaagattaacatgagattaggtgaaaactgtgttatgttatgttatgtaccctttaagacATTGTGACAGTATGTTTAAATAGGCTTATTACAAAACATCACACCTTtctcctgtgaaaaaaaaatatgaaaaagttatAATTTTGTTGAATAATGTTAGTCTACCTGCTTTAACCAGCTTGATCCAAGTCTCTGCCCCATCAGTGGTCATTCCAGATGATCAATTATCTAGCTCAGCTTAGACCAGATAATGACCACAACTGACCAGCATGATCAATCACACACAACCACCTGCAATCAGAAACATGTAATGCCATGTCTGTGAAGCAGCACAGCAACATTTAGACTACTGAGAAATATCCATGTTTTATGCGTTGTTTTACATGATTTATGTTAGCTCATAGTAGTATGATAAATATAACCTTATATATAAGGCTAAAGCTAGACTCTAACTGAAACAGACGGTCAAAATAATGAATCACTGTTAGTGAATATATTCGTTTGTCTGCATTTTGTCATCTAGATTCTAGACAacactaatattatttatttttattttaaattgtattttattattattattattattatttacttatttatttattttaaatgatttgtattatttatagaaGCGTATGTTGTAAAAACTATTTAGTGTCATACCACTGATCTATTTTATAGATCAGTGTGTCATACGCACGTTGAACCACGTGAATACACCTGTTTCCtagcaacaaaacaacaacaacacggaATGGCAGCCAAGACTGTTGAGATGTCGCAAAACGCCAGACGTGTTTTTATTAACGATATTGATAAATATACATCGAAAAATATTGCAAGGGTAAGATTTATCAATTGCAATATTATATATAGAAAAACTGTGTCACATGTTTTAGCTTAATAATTATAGACACTGCTTGAAATGAAGTGTCGACTTGCAGGGCAATTATGTCCATACGTTACAACAGTATCGTTAACGTTATATATTGTTTACCCTTATTCTcctgtttttagtttttagactCATGTGTGGTTGGTGCATCTCTTGTGGACCCTGGAGAGGCTGATGTGGAAGAAGATGACGACAGGCTGCATGATGAGCAACCAAAACTCAAAGGAGCAACCTTCCAGATTGTGGGAACTGTTTCCAGCCAAACAGAGGAGGCGTGCAGTTTCATTGCTGAAGAGTACAGCGTAAATAAATCACAACTAGCCTACAGAATGCAGAAGACATTAATTTTATAAGTTGTTGccagttgtatttttattcacCAAATACCTTTTACTCCCTAACAGAACTTGAAGCGAGAAGACCTTCTGCATCATCTAATGAAATGTGATGTGGTCATTTATGATATTACTCAGAATGCTGATCAGATAGATGAAGCCCAGTGGGCTGTCTCAGGtatcacatttttattaaatcaatgtgcacttctttctatttatttttattattattttttttgagcagatgcaagttaatttttttttttttttttttttttttatcaaatcacaGCTCTTTATGAAGAAATGGACCAGTTTTCTGGGCCCAAGATGTTTATCCTGGTGTCAACAATTATGACGTGGACTATGACTAAAGCAGCTGATAAAGTAGGAATAATTAAAGTTATCAAATAAGTACTCTATTGATCACCACGAAACAAGAGTAAAAGGTTGaatcaatttatatttttaactccACTATAGGATTATCCAGAGATTCCTTTTACAGAAGAACACTACAGGAGAAGAAAAGCTCACCCCAACTTCCATGATCATATCGGTTTGGAGAAACTTGTGGTCAAATTAGGCAAAACTGTAAGCAAGAATCGCTTACATTTAGTTTTCCATTTTAGAAAAGCAACACAATATTAAACAGCTGTATACACTATTTGTATTTGCTAATAACATTTGCAACACTTCAAGTGAGAAGTACTTAAAAGTctgaagtttatatttatttttgaatgattttCAGAAAAGCTCCCAGTTCTCTACATATGTTGTTGCATCAGGGCTACAGTATGGAATGGGAGAACACATcttccatttattttttaaggtaaatcatatgcacatattttaaaaagttttaattacTTTGTGCTAATTAAAGTGTTGAAGCCAAATAGTTGTTTCGTGTAGATGTCATGGTTGGGCGAAGTCTCCCAGGTGCCCATCTTTGGAGACGGCTCCAATATTATCCCCACTATTCACATCAGTGATCTGGCAGGGTAAGTAATATTGTGGAGCTTTTTATGAAAACTAAATTACTGGCCATTTACACCCCTTTGATTTGGATTCATGAAGGATCATCCAAAATATCATTGACCACAAGCCAAAGTCACAATACTTTGTTGCGGTTGATGATTCCAAAAACACAATGGAGGATATCATAAAGGTGAGAATTTACactttcagtatatatatatatatatatatatatatatatatatatatatgtatgtatgtatgtatgtatgtatgtatgtatgtatgtatgtatgtatgtatgtatgtatgtatatttgaaAATTAATGGTTCTCATTCAAAGAAATCTTCTTCCAGGCAGTATCACTTGTGCTCGGACCAGGAAAAACTCAGAATGTTTCAAAAGAGGAGATTTATCTAACACGGGATCTGACGGTTGTTCTGACATACTACAGTGAAGATTATCAATATTGTACAGTTTTGGTTAtgtattgacattttttttttcttccttttttttattattttttttagcaaacagaTATTGATTCTTTGCTTGTCAACCTTCGTATTGAAGCAACATATCCAAAAGAGAATTTTAACATTCAGTGGGTGTCAGAAACTGGCATGGTTGAAAACATTGAGCAGATCACTGAAGAATACAAGCAGACAAGGGGATTGTTGGTACGCTGAAATACTCTTGCGTTTGTGATACTTCCTCTCTGTTCGAAGATCAGAGTTGGGATCTTTGCGTTTCATCAAAGGTTTTACAGTATAAACACCTGTTTATATGTGTCCCAGCCCCTTCGGATCTGCATCCTGGGACCACCTGCTGTTGGGAAGAGCACTATAGCGGAGAGGATATGCAAGCTTTACAAACTTCACCATGTTAAGCTTAAGGAGACAATCACTGAAACATTAGAAAACCTGGTCAGTGTTGTACAACACCTAGAATTTATTCACAATCATAAAAGCATGTTCatataattaagatattatttaaaaagatagttctcccaaaaaaagaaaactgtcaccattcactcaccctcaagttgttccaaacctgtatgagttttttttacttatgttcaATATATCTGGTGAAGATAATTTGACAAAAGTTAGTAGCCAAACCTGACTTCCagtagggaaaaaaaaataattaagacaaaCTTAGAATCATtagctaccatcaactgtttggttatcaacattcttcaagatatcttcttttgtgtttaacagaaaaaagaaattcaGACAGATGGAACACCATGAGGGTGTGAGATAAACGATGACcacgttttcatttttgggtgaactatccctttcaaaaaagcaaaataaaaaaaattctgaagtaAATAAATCATTTCTGTTTTTAAGCATTGAAAAAAGatctttaaattgtaaatatttaatactgATGATTCATCTAAACAATCAGGAGTCGTGTGTTGGAATGGAGGACGAGGAAAATGATCAGAGTGAAGCTCAGGAGTTTCTGGACACTCTGAAGGAAAACATGAATCAGAATGGAGGTtgtatatttgtaatgttttatgtgatatatatatattgagattatatatattaagatttttgttgttgttgtttaggaCGGCTAGATGACCAATATGTCATTCGTATAATGAGAGACAAACTCAGGACTAAACCCTGTATGAACCAGGGCTTTGTTTTGGACGGTTTTCCAAAGACTTACGAGCAGGCGAAGGAGTTATTTACTGGTGAGAAATATGCCCCTTTTTAGGTGctatattaacaaattaaatcattattctgATTAATAATACATGAGTTTTGATTTGCTGCATGATTTTTTACATATTCAACAGGTGATGAAGAGCCTGAGGACTTGCAATCTAAACACGAGAAAAAGATCATCCCAggtctgtaattaattaatgtaaagtATAATGCAGATTAGAAATGCCTTTAATTATTAGCCTTAAGATTTGAGTCTTGCATGACTGATTCAAATCTTATAAAATTCATTTAGCTACACAAAGTGTTCAAAAGTTTAATAGCTGTAAAAGGAATCTCTCATACTCACCAAAAGTTgaatttatttcatcaaaaatacagcaaaacagaaatgttattaaaattttataatacCATTTGGCTAATTTAATgcataaatcaaaatattaagcCCTTTCAAGAAAAACTGTACCATGCAGTTTTTGAATGAGAAGGCTGTGCAGTCTTGTTCAGCTGAGCTTTATATAATGCGAACATTTTCAGTGAGATGTTATATTTGTAGACATGAACTGAGAATATGACACCCACAACTCATTTAAAAGATATACTTTAACATGTGGCTTTAAACATCGCTATGACACTATTAAAACATTCATCTGtctctttttcagagtttgtGTTCTTTGTCGACGCCACTGATGTTTTCCTGAAAACCCGCGTCCTGAATCTACCCGAGACTGTTGTAGAAGGAACCTCATACACTCCTGAACAGTTCCTTCGCCGCTTAGCCAGTTTCAGAGAAAGAAACGTAGAGGATGAGACGTTGCTGAACTACTTTGAGGATCTGGAGATTCATCCTGAGCACATGGGTAATGCTAAAGGAGAGaaacaaatcacattttaatgAAGTGCAGTAGTACTACATCTGTTGATCTAACTAATACAGGCTAAGCATTAAGGTACAATCACATTTACGAATTTTCCTGGACAAAATCCAGACATTTCAATATGTTGGtgggttttgatgtgagagaatGAAAGGAGACGGACTTGGGCATTGTTCTGGTTTAGAAGTGAcagctaaaatgttttaatgagggATTTGTTTcgtacaaacatgcagcttttcatttcacaagacgttaactgtTGAACTGAAGTCGTGGATCACTTTTTTTTGGattattatggtgtttttatcagcagtttggactctcattctgacggcacccattcacaattcaattcaagtttcaattcaagtttatttgtatagcgctttttacaaaacaaaacgttacaaagcaactttacagaaaattatgtttctacaatatttagtagtagctagtagtttgtgtacatttgacaggattttagaaaaactaaaaaataataataatacaagacgtagtcagctagacgatgaactatcaatattattaattaagttattatatgattaagtcacacatttaggaataattgttagttctgtttgttcattcagggttagcatcatctggggtcctctgagggtcagcatcatctcttctcaggtgttctggatccagactggagcttgtgtaaatcctagttaccacgggatgtgaatcccgtggcaaaacatagaaacaaaatacagacatcataagcatagctgctgatccaacaaagtaaaatttatttaacccaagctaatgaataaaaatgcacctttgatcagatgcaactacactcacaattaaaaagatacattattcgaatgcttggcgaaagagatgtgtttttaatctagatttaaacaaagagagtgtgtctgaaccccgaacattatcaggaaggctattccagagtttgggagccaaatgtgagaaggctctacctcctttagtggactttgctatcctaggaactaccaaaaatccagcgttttgtgaccttagggtgcgtgatgggttgtaacgtggtagaaggctagttaggtacgctggagctaaaccatttagggccttataggtaagtaatgataatttgtaactgatgcggaacttaataggaagccagtgcagagactgtaaaattggggtaatatgatcatattttcttgacctcgtaaggactctagctgctgcattttggacgacctgtagcttgtttattgaagaagcaggacaaccacctagaagtgcattacaatagtccagtctagaggtcatgaatgcatgaactagcttttctgcatcagaaacagataacatgtttcgtagcttggcaatgtttctaagatggaagaatgcaatttttgtaacattggaaatatgattttcaaaagacaaattgctgtctaatataacacccagatttctgactgtagaggaagtaacagtacatccgtctagttgcagattgtaatctacaagattctgtgtagtgttttttggtccaataattaatatctccgtcttatccgaatttaattggagaaaattctttgtcatccaatcttttacatttttaacacactctgttagcttagataattgggaagtttcatctggtctcgttgatatatacagctgagtatcatcagcataacagtggaagctaattccgtattttctaataatattaccaaggggcaacatgtatattgaaaatagaaggggacctaggacggatccttgtggcactccatattttactgatgataaatgagatgactccccatttaagtaaacaaaatggtagcgatcggacaggtaggatctaaaccatcttagagcctg encodes the following:
- the ak7b gene encoding adenylate kinase 7, which codes for MAAKTVEMSQNARRVFINDIDKYTSKNIARFLDSCVVGASLVDPGEADVEEDDDRLHDEQPKLKGATFQIVGTVSSQTEEACSFIAEEYSNLKREDLLHHLMKCDVVIYDITQNADQIDEAQWAVSALYEEMDQFSGPKMFILVSTIMTWTMTKAADKDYPEIPFTEEHYRRRKAHPNFHDHIGLEKLVVKLGKTKSSQFSTYVVASGLQYGMGEHIFHLFFKMSWLGEVSQVPIFGDGSNIIPTIHISDLAGIIQNIIDHKPKSQYFVAVDDSKNTMEDIIKAVSLVLGPGKTQNVSKEEIYLTRDLTQTDIDSLLVNLRIEATYPKENFNIQWVSETGMVENIEQITEEYKQTRGLLPLRICILGPPAVGKSTIAERICKLYKLHHVKLKETITETLENLESCVGMEDEENDQSEAQEFLDTLKENMNQNGGRLDDQYVIRIMRDKLRTKPCMNQGFVLDGFPKTYEQAKELFTGDEEPEDLQSKHEKKIIPEFVFFVDATDVFLKTRVLNLPETVVEGTSYTPEQFLRRLASFRERNVEDETLLNYFEDLEIHPEHMEITSNDDSEYLLVIEKVCKKVGKPKNYGIVLEEVEEEEQRQAEQQLKERAAQRAEAERREEEEAQQRDQRWGEWNHRLEEVRRQEYDLLESQSELLRSYLMKDVMPTLTQGLIECCRIRPDDPIDFLAEYLLKNNPEG